In Zingiber officinale cultivar Zhangliang chromosome 8B, Zo_v1.1, whole genome shotgun sequence, a single genomic region encodes these proteins:
- the LOC122015464 gene encoding neutral/alkaline invertase 1, mitochondrial-like: MIRVMNVIGSMGLAVAVRPCCRLFVAHIFTRCPGQYCLRSLPHSRSSAGWVGTAVAQSKGGAPFSARQVSDSVGPLSGTVPGAEKAFERIVVPDHTEAKHLVVESAVPLKEKKAAKVEVKRVEDKEQAEETKGKDVSESKKEAWRLLKNAVVSYCGSPVGTMAANDPFAELLNYDQVFIRDFVPSALAFLLKGETEIVRNFLLHTLQLQSWEKTVDCYSPGQGLMPASFKVRNIPKGNKGEFEEVLDPDFGESAIGRVAPVDSGLWWIILLRAYGKITGDYALQQRIDVQTGIRLILNLCLSDGFDMFPTLLVTDGSCMIDRRMGIHGHPLEIQALFYGALRCSREMIVSSDGSKSLLRAINNRLSALSFHIREYYWADMKKVNEIYRYKTEEYSQDAINKFNIYPEQIPHWLVDWIPEKGGYFIGNLQPAHMDFRFFSLGNLWAISSSLATPWQAEGILDLIEDKWNDLVGTMPLKICYPAIEDEEWQITTGSDPKNTPWSYHNGGSWPTLMWQFTLACIKMGRPELARKAISVAEKRLSKEKWPEYYDAPTGRFIGKQSRLYQTWTVAGFLTSKLLTENPGMASMLTFDEDLELLEGCACSLIKSPRTKCSRNVAKSHVFL; this comes from the exons ATGATCCGTGTGATGAATGTAATCGGATCCATGGGGCTCGCCGTCGCCGTGAGGCCTTGCTGCCGCCTCTTCGTGGCCCATATTTTCACAAGATGCCCGGGCCAGTACTGCCTCCGCTCGCTCCCGCATAGCCGATCCTCCGCTGGATGGGTCGGCACTGCTGTCGCTCAGTCGAAGGGTGGGGCCCCGTTCTCTGCCCGACAAGTCTCGGACTCAGTTGGCCCCTTGTCCGGGACCGTGCCCGGCGCCGAGAAGGCTTTCGAGCGGATCGTCGTCCCGGACCACACTGAAGCGAAGCATCTTGTCGTCGAGAGTGCGGTGCCGTTGAAAGAGAAGAAGGCTGCAAAAGTGGAAGTAAAGAGGGTGGAAGACAAGGAGCAGGCGGAGGAAACGAAGGGCAAGGACGTGTCGGAATCGAAGAAGGAGGCGTGGCGGTTGTTGAAGAATGCGGTGGTGAGTTATTGCGGGAGTCCGGTGGGGACGATGGCGGCGAACGATCCCTTCGCGGAGCTGCTCAATTACGACCAGGTCTTCATCCGCGACTTCGTGCCGTCAGCCCTAGCTTTTTTGCTTAAAGGGGAGACGGAGATCGTTCGGAACTTCCTTCTCCACACCTTGCAATTGCAG AGTTGGGAAAAGACTGTGGATTGCTACAGCCCTGGGCAAGGCTTGATGCCAGCTAGCTTTAAGGTTAGAAATATTCCTAAGGGAAACAAGGGAGAATTTGAGGAGGTCTTGGACCCTGATTTTGGTGAATCAGCCATTGGTCGCGTTGCTCCAGTAGATTCCG GATTGTGGTGGATCATCCTGCTAAGAGCTTATGGAAAGATTACTGGAGATTATGCTTTGCAACAGAGAATCGATGTGCAAACTGGCATTAGACTGATTTTAAATTTATGCTTATCAGATGGGTTTGACATGTTTCCTACTCTGCTTGTCACTGATGGGTCTTGCATGATAGATCGCCGAATGGGAATCCATGGACACCCTCTCGAAATCCAG GCACTGTTCTATGGTGCATTGCGTTGTTCGCGTGAAATGATTGTTTCCAGTGATGGTTCAAAGAGCCTGCTGCGTGCTATTAACAACAGACTTAGTGCATTGTCATTTCACATCAGAGAATACTATTGGGCAGATATGAAAAAGGTCAATGAGATATATCGTTACAAAACTGAAGAATATTCTCAAGATGCTATTAACAAGTTCAACATATACCCTGAGCAAATCCCTCATTGGTTAGTGGATTGGATCCCTGAAAAAGGTGGCTACTTCATTGGCAACCTTCAGCCAGCACACATGGATTTTAGGTTCTTTTCACTTGGTAATTTATGGGCCATTTCATCATCTTTAGCCACTCCTTGGCAAGCTGAGGGCATCCTTGATCTGATTGAAGACAAATGGAATGACCTTGTTGGGACTATGCCTCTTAAGATATGCTACCCTGCTATAGAGGATGAAGAATGGCAGATAACTACTGGAAGTGATCCAAAAAATAC ACCTTGGTCATATCATAATGGAGGATCATGGCCTACTCTTATGTGGCAG TTCACATTAGCGTGCATCAAAATGGGTCGGCCTGAATTAGCCAGGAAGGCAATCAGTGTAGCCGAGAAGCGGCTTTCAAAGGAAAAGTGGCCTGAATATTATGATGCCCCAACTGGGAGATTTATTGGAAAGCAATCGCGACTTTATCAGACATGGACTGTTGCAGGGTTCCTTACCTCAAAGTTGTTGACTGAGAATCCTGGGATGGCATCCATGCTTACATTTGATGAGGATCTGGAGCTCCTGGAGGGCTGTGCCTGCAGCCTAATAAAGAGTCCTCGTACCAAATGCTCACGAAATGTGGCAAAGTCGCACGTCTTTCTGTAA